A genomic segment from Corylus avellana chromosome ca5, CavTom2PMs-1.0 encodes:
- the LOC132182301 gene encoding uncharacterized protein LOC132182301 has translation MAVALEGFSIRQYAAKMRSVDVVKCWPFGEDSEEDMKALLPPITVAKFRWWSHELQAFNSNQTHKDNQNIQGERLEFSRNESEFEKSEPEEEKFEMVCPVCRVFTAATVNAVNSHVDSCLAQSSQHKKPKTTKPPKKRSIAEIFAVAPQIEAVDVDDDDDENVAEESSGGEDKFGSCKFSSKKNINMKMRKKKKKKMMMKNKKKKNKKKRRVLEEKGMAIVSKLKKKKKKKKKNKKLKKKEGLHKLKLPPPVDFARKLNGSSCNKRFPEDILDTASMQGKKPNLKCLSMQKKLKVVQTSKLIAKHQKPVFPVRSILKNHKKVTPRLNSAICKLKCSQVNHSGIQRPDRHVRFSGKDDILGPRKKNISDAFEQGSGDQFSDAFATLSEDQSTERDKEVSPMEVDGTDNDVIISTDSGTEVQPTARKKQLLNTHDHVDIPCPLRPHVTFQDKIKHCPEKSVSRSQVAIHNDKMHMFNQGHSTMSCKPASVGPPRLISALEERHNPCVNAQAGGNVIRAFNESGKLIDHFVDSIHGIAAISSVPDTRVLSQPSSSCFVVDENANRRLPFPSQSATQNFSGSTLHYQPFCHVSPRELMNSICQSPERTQKAVSFRENCMDDGFFGLPLNSQGELIQFSSSGKGGFDQHWLPSTTGSSSSLPVHNLVLPKSTGEYLSVKKRHFVEREHPTDPLNLFPVQNYVTENPKVHLPARFGVTEVEGTGRSDVQWLNSERGSNHSARLLDSELSLSDTSFTGYRQYNQVQNQTTNAIFHPKDSSDKILLNSNQTTMRLMGKDVAVGRSCNEMQGFEDGKVWTDKEIITDDCPTSSAMENSSMERNFLQDWMLQPASGKSKDTVAQSLGIQCNHMSRSSLLSKASESRFSNPFSNWQTNVVHRNGSLTINKNPSDNVHSFVHSSASPAMFGGAPSLQEPFISRAEDLRVSSQLPLLSGPHITCHHMPWSPAELKNKQNLPHAAKSAFNFPFLHPDYRESVQPSWIQRSSKSLPPWLFHAQQDKPLIASSQPFSDVGGRYLPHLISGTNCFPSPLVNHLPVSYPYNPMNSQSYINNSLSSAPILHPPPIPAIPGVNSTSAANKGCRNRIKFKDTVKSKAFGIKVPDPFKKSKRPAAKADYLTKPTRIPNLEMQKELSAVMGLRRENCGMDIQCNAGVVEFDPSRDKAIMLECCPNENQKDVLQSSSGIDSSQVDNSARLGPIKLSAGAKHILKPSQATDQDNSRLIHSTLPFAMATNCGSVPESQKKLTKIYRF, from the exons ATGGCGGTGGCGCTTGAGGGCTTCTCGATCCG ACAATATGCGGCGAAGATGAGGAGTGTCGACGTGGTCAAGTGCTGGCCGTTCGGGGAAGACTCGGAGGAGGATATGAAGGCCTTGCTTCCGCCGATCACGGTCGCCAAGTTCCGCTGGTGGTCCCACGAGCTGCAAGCCTTCAATTCCAATCAAACCCACAAAGATAACCAGAATATTCAGGGAGAGCGACTAGAATTTTCAAGGAACGAGAGTGAATTCGAGAAATCGGAGCCGGAGGAGGAGAAATTTGAGATGGTTTGCCCGGTTTGCCGGGTGTTTACGGCGGCGACCGTGAATGCCGTGAATTCCCATGTTGATAGCTGCCTCGCTCAGTCGTCGCAGCATAAGAAGCCCAAGACGACCAAGCCGCCCAAGAAGAGGTCGATTGCGGAGATTTTCGCGGTGGCGCCGCAGATCGAAGCAGtagatgttgatgatgatgatgatgaaaatgTGGCTGAAGAAAGCAGTGGAGGAGAAGACAAGTTTGGTAGTTGCAAGTTCTCGAGTAAGAAGAATATAAACATgaagatgaggaagaagaagaagaagaagatgatgatgaagaataagaagaagaagaacaagaagaagagaagggtTTTGGAAGAGAAAGGCATGGCAATTGTAAgcaagttgaagaagaagaagaagaagaagaagaagaataagaagttgaagaagaag GAGGGTTTGCATAAGCTCAAACTGCCACCTCCAGTTGATTTCGCTAGAAAACTGAATGGTTCATCTTGTAATAAGAGGTTTCCAGAGGACATCTTGGATACTGCTTCTATGCAAGGAAAGAAACCAAATCTGAAATGCTTATCTATGCAAAAGAAGCTCAAAGTTGTTCAAACATCGAAATTAATTGCTAAGCACCAGAAGCCAGTGTTTCCGGTTCGCAGCATTCtcaaaaaccataaaaaagtTACTCCTAGGCTGAACTCTGCAATTTGCAAATTGAAATGTAGTCAAGTAAATCATTCTGGTATTCAAAGGCCTGACAGGCATGTCAGGTTCTCAGGTAAGGATGACATACTTGGTCCAAGGAAGAAAAATATCTCAGATGCCTTTGAGCAAGGCAGTGGTGACCAATTTTCAGATGCTTTTGCTACTTTATCAGAGGACCAGTCCACTGAACGTGACAAAGAAGTTTCCCCTATGGAGGTAGATGGAactgataatgatgttattatTAGTACAGATAGTGGAACTGAGGTTCAACCTACAGCCAGGAAGAAACAATTGCTCAATACGCATGATCATGTTGATATACCATGTCCTCTGAGGCCACATGTTACTTTTCAAGACAAAATAAAGCATTGTCCAGAAAAATCAGTTTCTCGAAGTCAGGTTGCAATTCATAATGACAAAATGCATATGTTTAATCAAGGCCACTCAACTATGTCATGTAAACCCGCATCTGTTGGCCCTCCTAGACTCATTTCTGCACTTGAAGAAAGGCATAATCCTTGTGTAAATGCTCAAGCAGGTGGTAATGTTATCAGAGCTTTCAATGAGAGTGGAAAGCTGATTGATCATTTTGTAGATTCTATCCATGGCATTGCTGCAATCAGTTCAGTGCCAGACACAAGGGTATTGTCGCAGCCGTCATCATCTTGTTTTGTTGTAGATGAAAATGCAAACAGGAGGCTGCCATTTCCGTCTCAATCTGCCACACAGAATTTTAGTGGAAGTACATTGCATTACCAACCTTTTTGTCATGTGTCTCCGAGAGAGTTGATGAATAGCATATGTCAGTCTCCAGAGCGGACGCAAAAAGCAGTTTCCTTCAGAGAAAATTGCATGGATGACGGATTTTTTGGTTTGCCTCTCAACTCACAGGGTGAGTTAATCCAGTTTAGTTCAAGTGGGAAGGGTGGGTTTGACCAGCACTGGCTGCCAAGTACTACTGGCTCTTCCAGCAGCTTGCCTGTGCATAATCTTGTCCTGCCAAAAAGTACTGGGGAATATTTAAGTGTGAAGAAGAGGCATTTTGTCGAGAGAGAACATCCCACAGATCCATTAAACTTGTTTCCTGTGCAGAATTATGTTACAGAGAACCCTAAAGTACATTTACCAGCTAGGTTCGGTGTCACTGAAGTAGAAGGTACTGGAAGATCAGATGTTCAGTGGCTTAATTCTGAGAGGGGGAGCAACCACTCTGCCCGCCTGCTCGATTCTGAGCTGAGCCTGTCTGATACATCTTTCACTGGATACAGACAATATAACCAGGTGCAGAACCAAACTACTAATGCGATTTTTCATCCTAAAGACAGTTCAGATAAAATCTTGCTAAATTCTAACCAAACAACAATGCGTTTGATGGGTAAAGATGTAGCAGTTGGTAGAAGTTGCAACGAGATGCAAGGATTTGAGGATGGAAAGGTCTGGACTGATAAGGAGATCATAACAGATGATTGTCCTACAAGTAGTGCCATGGAGAATTCATCTATGGAGAGAAATTTTCTGCAGGATTGGATGTTACAACCTGCATCAGGAAAATCAAAGGACACTGTAGCTCAGTCATTAGGAATTCAGTGCAATCACATGTCACGGAGCAGCTTGCTGTCGAAAGCATCAGAGTCTAGGTTTTCTAACCCATTCTCCAATTGGCAAACTAATGTGGTCCATCGAAATGGCAGTCTTACCATCAACAAAAACCCTAGTGATAATGTGCATTCTTTTGTTCATTCATCTGCTTCCCCAGCAATGTTTGGTGGTGCACCCAGCCTCCAGGAACCCTTTATATCTAGAGCTGAAGATCTAAGAGTCAGTTCTCAGTTACCACTGCTTTCTGGCCCTCACATTACCTGTCATCATATGCCTTGGAGTCCTGCTGAACTTAAAAACAAGCAGAATCTACCTCATGCTGCAAAATCAGCCTTCAACTTTCCATTCTTGCACCCTGATTATAGAGAGAGTGTTCAACCTTCTTGGATTCAGAGATCCTCAAAGAGCCTGCCCCCTTGGTTGTTCCATGCACAACAGGATAAACCACTAATTGCCTCCTCTCAACCTTTTTCTGATGTGGGTGGTAGGTATCTTCCCCATCTTATCTCCGGAACTAATTGTTTTCCTTCCCCACTTGTGAATCATTTACCAGTTTCTTATCCTTACAATCCCATGAACTCTCAATCATACATCAACAATTCGCTCTCTTCAGCACCTATACTTCACCCTCCACCTATTCCCGCCATTCCTGGAGTTAATTCAACTTCTGCAGCCAACAAGGGCTGTCGGAACAGAATTAAGTTCAAAGATACTGTGAAATCAAAAGCTTTTGGTATCAAAGTGCCTGATCCTTTTAAGAAATCCAAGAGGCCTGCAGCTAAAGCAGATTATTTAACAAAGCCCACCAGGATACCAAATTTAGAAATGCAAAAAGAGTTAAGTGCTGTGATGGGGTTAAGGAGAGAAAACTGCGGCATGGACATTCAATGTAATGCAGGAGTTGTTGAATTCGATCCAAGCAGGGATAAAGCAATCATGTTAGAATGTTGCCCAAATGAGAATCAAAAGGATGTGCTTCAAAGTTCAAGTGGCATTGATTCCTCACAAGTGGATAATTCGGCAAGATTGGGTCCTATTAAACTAAGTGCAGGAGCAAAACACATCCTGAAACCTAGTCAAGCTACAGATCAGGATAACTCTAGGCTAATCCATTCAACCCTCCCTTTTGCCATGGCAACAAATTGTGGTAGTGTACCAGAATCTCAGAAGAAGCTAACAAAGATTTACAGGTTTTAG